Proteins encoded together in one Lathyrus oleraceus cultivar Zhongwan6 chromosome 5, CAAS_Psat_ZW6_1.0, whole genome shotgun sequence window:
- the LOC127084073 gene encoding 5-amino-6-(5-phospho-D-ribitylamino)uracil phosphatase, chloroplastic, whose product MDSATFSNSRASSHAIPLSRPYRLQSPRFPLHLPFKRLGLNRNRLIASCASDSDDSASINGIQFTPNKLFVQEAIGAEYGEGFETFRADGPLKVDVDYLNDNLQEGILQRIRYAVKPDEAYGLIFCWDNVVADTRALKRKTWEQLAFEEGKDIPKASEIERLMLRTGVDHVLNRYFLSDKEENELDRLKLRFSQIFYDNLLKLERPMEGLEDWLEAVYNARIPCAVVSSLDRKNVVEALERMGLNKYFQAIVTEEDGMESMAHRFLSAAVKLDRKPSKCVVFEDDPRGVTAAHNCTMMAVALIGGYPAYDLGQADLAVANFSDLSVINLRRLFANKGSTFMDRQKQQIVDQHPPKRTLGIDTIF is encoded by the exons ATGGACTCCGCCACTTTCTCCAATTCCAGAGCCTCTTCCCATGCAATTCCTCTCTCACGCCCTTATCGTCTTCAATCCCCTCGTTTTCCTCTCCATCTCCCATTTAAGCGGTTGGGATTAAACAGGAATCGCTTAATTGCCAGTTGCgcttctgactctgatgattcCGCTTCGATTAATGGAATTCAGTTTACACCTAATAAGCTTTTCGTGCAGGAG GCTATTGGGGCTGAATATGGGGAAGGATTTGAAACTTTTAGGGCAGATGGACCGTTAAAAGTTGATGTG GATTACTTGAATGATAATTTACAAGAAGGTATTCTTCAGCGAATTCGCTATGCCGTCAAGCCAGATGAGGCTTATGGTCTTATCTTCTGCTGGGACAATGTGGTG GCTGATACTCGAGCTTTAAAGAGGAAAACATGGGAGCAGCTGGCTTTTGAAGAGG GAAAGGATATTCCTAAAGCTAGTGAAATTGAAAGGTTAATGCTTCGTACAGGTGTTGATCATGTACTAAATAGG TATTTTCTCTCAGATAAGGAAGAAAATGAGCTGGATAGACTGAAGTTGAGGTTTTCTCAAATATTTTATGATAATCTTCTGAAA CTTGAAAGACCAATGGAGGGTCTGGAAGACTGGTTGGAAGCAGTTTATAATGCTCGTATCCCCTGTGCTGTTGTTTCAAGTCTTGATAGAAAAAATGTGGTAGAAGCTTTGGAACGAATGGGGCTCAATAAGTACTTTCAG GCAATTGTAACAGAAGAGGATGGAATGGAGTCGATGGCTCATAGATTTCTGTCTGCTGCGGTTAAG CTTGATCGGAAACCTTCCAAGTGTGTAGTTTTTGAAGATGATCCCCGAGGAGTAACTGCTGCGCACAATTGCACCATGATGGCTGTAGCATTGATTGGAGGTTATCCGGC GTATGATTTGGGGCAAGCTGATCTTGCTGTCGCCAACTTCAGTGATCTTTCAGTAATCAACTTGAGGAGACTATTTGCGAACAAGGGCTCTACTTTTATGGACAGGCAGAAGCAGCAGATCGTAGATCAACATCCTCCGAAAAGGACACTTGGAATAGACACCATTTTCTGA
- the LOC127084074 gene encoding WEB family protein At2g40480 has protein sequence METREPASESGTNGLNSGIGLGDNPINGIRKVNLRAEIDTSPPFESVKEAVTRFGGSGPWLPLYRLGEAFNNFEDFDLKKVEEQAAELEKDLIVKELETLDVLEELGATKRIVEDLKQQLQKEASKLSATPDLPSYEQVGTPVIKEMNKESNGNRVNNEEQILQSPDMILMELKQAKVNLGNTMNELEAIQLSVESLNKKMKKEKAYLERTREKLASKFAAMSAQEKAQEEARLNSPPSSPVEFTFDIPSNVRNFNCDSEQNNGMVETRRSVVSKPLSLYEEHGFSVKTAEMRWLAAKKMEEAAKAAEAIALAEIKALSGVERSYEFALPEPRKVTFALAENSPLNPGAMMIPEEFNLKKVIDSKFQMDETDISKLTILKKLEEASEEILHSKQVLNDALNRIEIANRKQHAAKEALRKWIPEVDLKEKPVYNSFNFNKFNQAGIRHDSSLPDVTRPTISNNNPKRVSRPTTSMRDVLSRKQVPEGYAARKEMEEHTERRKVALSQMLQALREDLTLSPEPEKDHGSDQKQTTTPRKKFGFIHISLPMTRTSKKRT, from the exons ATGGAAACTCGCGAACCTGCCTCGGAATCAGGAACCAATGGACTGAATTCTGGAATCGGGTTGGGTGATAACCCAATTAACGGAATTAGGAAAGTGAATTTACGAGCTGAGATTGATACATCGCCACCGTTCGAGTCAGTCAAGGAAGCCGTGACCCGTTTCGGCGGAAGCGGGCCATGGTTACCTCTTTACAGACTTGGAGAAGCTTTT AACAACTTTGAAGATTTTGATTTAAAGAAAGTGGAGGAACAAGCTGCGGAGTTGGAGAAAGATTTGATTGTCAAAGAACTCGAAACACTTGATGTTCTCGAAGAGCTAGGCGCGACAAAAAGGATTGTGGAGGACTTAAAGCAGCAGCTGCAAAAAGAGGCATCAAAGTTGTCGGCGACTCCGGATTTACCTTCTTATGAACAGGTTGGAACTCCGGTTATTAAGGAGATGAATAAGGAAAGTAATGGTAATAGAGTCAACAATGAAGAGCAGATATTGCAATCACCTGATATGATTTTAATGGAGTTGAAACAAGCCAAGGTGAATCTTGGTAATACTATGAATGAGCTCGAGGCGATACAATTGTCTGTTGAGTCTTTAAATaagaagatgaagaaggagaaAGCTTATCTGGAGAGGACAAGAGAAAAGCTAGCGTCGAAGTTTGCAGCTATGTCTGCTCAAGAGAAGGCGCAAGAGGAAGCGAGATTGAATTCACCACCATCATCTCCTGTGGAATTCACTTTCGATATTCCTTCAAATGTGAGGAATTTCAATTGTGATTCCGAGCAGAACAATGGAATGGTTGAAACAAGAAGATCTGTAGTTTCAAAGCCGTTGTCTTTGTATGAAGAACATGGGTTTAGTGTTAAGACCGCGGAGATGAGGTGGCTTGCAGCCAAAAAGATGGAAGAAGCTGCAAAGGCAGCAGAAGCTATTGCTCTTGCTGAAATCAAGGCTCTATCTGGTGTTGAGAGATCATATGAATTTGCTCTACCAGAGCCTCGGAAAGTCACTTTTGCGTTAGCTGAAAACTCTCCTCTAAATCCCGGGGCTATGATGATACCCGAGGAGTTTAACTTGAAGAAGGTAATAGAttcaaagtttcaaatggatGAAACAGATATTTCTAAACTAACTATTCTGAAAAAGTTGGAGGAGGCATCTGAAGAAATTCTACACAGCAAACAAGTCTTAAATGATGCTTTGAACAGAATTGAAATTGCAAATAGAAAGCAACATGCTGCTAAGGAAGCTCTGCGGAAATGGATACCAGAGGTTGATCTAAAGGAGAAACCAGTGTATAACTCTTTTAACTTTAACAAGTTTAATCAAGCTGGAATTCGTCACGATTCTTCTCTCCCAGATGTAACCAGGCCAACAATATCAAACAATAATCCAAAGCGTGTTTCGAGGCCAACAACTTCAATGAGAGATGTACTTAGCAGAAAGCAAGTTCCTGAAGGATATGCTGCAAGAAAGGAAATGGAAGAGCATACTGAAAGACGAAAGGTAGCATTGAGTCAAATGCTTCAAGCATTAAGGGAAGATCTAACCCTTTCACCAGAACCTGAGAAAGATCACGGTAGCGATCAAAAGCAGACCACGACACCAAGGAAGAAGTTTGGATTCATCCATATATCACTCCCTATGACCAGGACAAGTAAGAAAAGGACATGA